TGGAATATCTCACATAAGTTTGTGTGCTTGGCAAACTTATGTCTTCCTCACTCCATTGTTTTGCGACATTGCCACTAAGGGCATTGGCGACTTGAGTATATTGACGCTTAACTTCTTTTATATCGCGCAATAAGGCTCTTTGGTCGGTGGAGATTCTGAGTTGATTGCCTGCCACTTGTTTTATTGCATAATAAGGATCTTCGGTAATACTAATTTGAGCATTATTAAGGGTAGAGCAACCCCAAAAATTTTCCATTAGCACTATCATTCCAAATACACAAATAATTTTATATAGAATCTGTAAAGAACAAAGAGTTTTCACATAATGCCTTTGTTGAGATGTGTTTTCAAGTGGGGATTGTAGCGTAAAAATTCAGATTTGCCAATCAAGAAGCAACACAAAATGTGATATACTTTGCACTTTATTTTCAATAAGGAATGTTATGGAAATCATATTTGGTCCTGTGCATTCGCGGCGATTTGGACGCTCACTTGGCGTTGATTTATCTCCTTATGCAAAGCAGTGCAATTTTGATTGTGTATATTGCGAATTACAAAGGGCAAAAAGTGTAGAATCTATGAAAACAATAGTGCCTGTTGATGAAGTGGTAAATGCCGTTCAAAAGGCTATTGTTGTCCATAAATGTGATGTTTTAACGCTTACTGCAAATGGTGAGCCTACGCTATATCCTCATTTAAAAGAACTTATTAGCACTCTTAAAATAATTGTGCCAGATTCTATAAAATTGCTTTTGCTGACTAATGGTTCATTATTGTGGCGAGATGATGTGCGTGAGTGTTTGAAAAAGCTTGATATTGTTAAATTTTCTTGTGATGCGCTTGAAGAAAAAGCATTTAAGCATATTGACCGCCCGCATTCTAGCCTTTCGTTGGAACAAATCAAAGAGGGAATCATACGCTTTTGTGAAGAATTTCAAGGTGAAATTATTGCTGAAGTGCTTTTTGTCAAAGGCATAAATGATACACACGCTCAAGCTCAAGCCATTGCAGCCTTTCTTGCTGCATTGCCTATTCATCGTGTAGATATAGGCAGTATTGACCGCCCACCGGCTTATAAGGTAGAAGCTATAAGTGAGGAAAGCTTAGAATCTCTTGCTGCACATTTTTATGCTTATCCGCATTTAAATGTTTCGCTGCCAAAACGCTCTAAAATACAGCAAGATTCTATTTTGCAATCTTATGATACAGATGAACTATTGGGGTTGATTAAGCGACGTCCTCTAAGCGTAATAGATGCACAAAAAATGCTAGATTCTCAAACTTTAGCACTCTTATATCAGCTATGCCAAAAAGGGACGATAAAGCAGTGTAGAGTAGGAGAAAATGAATTTTATCAAGTTGTGGATTAAAGGTTAAAAGATTTGGGCTATAATTATTTACTTTGTCGGTGTTTAGATTCTTTAAAATATCATTAAAGTTAAAGAATCTGAAATCAACAGGCAAACAACAAAATTTAAGGAGAAAGTAAATGTTTGAATTGCGTAAATTACCTTATGGTAAAAATGAGTTTAATGGTTTTATCAGTGAGCAAACTTTTGAGTATCATTATGGGAAACATCACCAAACCTATGTGAATAACTTGAATAATCTCATTAAAGGGACAGAGTTTGAAAATGCAGAGCTTGGCGATATTATCCTCAAATCAAATGGTGGTATTTTCAATAATGCGGCACAAGTGTATAATCACGATTTTTATTGGGACTGCTTAAGCCCTAAAGAAAGTGCAATGAGCGCGGAATTAAGTGCTGCTATTAATGCTGAATTTGGCTCAATAGACACTCTTAAAGAAAAATTCCTTACTTCAAGCACAACTCTTTTTGGTTCAGGTTGGAATTGGCTCGTGTATAATACACAAACCAACAAGCTTGAAATTGTCCAAACAAGCAATGCTGCTACACCTGCGACAGATTCTAAAGTGCCACTTTTGGTTGTTGATGTATGGGAGCACGCCTATTATATTGACCATAGAAATGCTCGTCCTGCTTATTTGGAAGCATTTTGGAAGCACATTAATTGGGCTTTTGTCTCAAGAGCTTATGAATGGGCACTCAAAGAGGGCTTACAATCATTTAAATTCTACATTAATGGGATTCACAAAAAATAATTCCTTTGATATTTTACATTCGTGCGGCTTTATAAGCCTCTGTGCGAATGTTGCTTCAATTATGTTATTATCTTAACTTTCATTTACCTAAAAGCCAAAGGCGCACAATGTTACAACATCACATTAAAGACTTTATCAAAAAAGCTCTTGATGAAGATTTAGGCAGAGGAGATTTATATGCTCTTTTTGCAACAGATAAGGAAGTCCAAGCTTATATCATTGCTAAGCAAGAGGGTGTATTCTCTGGGGAAATATACCTTAGAGCAATGCTTGAGTATTTTGGGCTTAGCCTTATATCATCATATTCAGATGGTGAATTGTTTGCAAAAGGTGCGATTTTATGTCGTATAAAAGGAAGTCATATTCATATTTTGCAGTTAGAACGCGTATTGCTCAATATTCTTGCTCATAGTAGTGGCATAGCTACTCTTACTGCTTCTTATGTGAGATTGATAAAAGACACACGCGTTAAACTTCTTGATACGCGCAAGACACGCCCATTATTGCGCCAACTTGAAAAATATTCTATCATCAATGGTGGAGGACATAATCATCGTTTTGGGTTAGATAGTATGCTTATGTTAAAAGATACGCATTTAGCTTATGCTCGGAATCTTGCAGAGATTATTAGCACTGCAAGGAAAAGATTGCCATTTATGTGTCCTATTGAAATAGAATGTGAAAATTTTGAACAAGCTAAAGAGGCGATACACGCCAAAGTAGATGTGATTATGTGCGATAATATGAGTGTAGAGGCAATTCAAGAAGTAGTAGCATATCGCAATGCAAATGCACCTCATATTTACCTTGAAGCAAGTGGTAATATAACGTTTGAGAATATCCGTGATTATGCTTTTAGTGGTGTAGATGCTATTAGTGTGGGCTCACTTATTCATCAAGCAAAGTGGCTTGATTTCAGCCTAAAAATTGAAGGCTAGGTTGTGATAGGATTTGATAGAGAATCATTTTTTATTCATACATTGCAATCAGAGGGAATCACAGAGGGAATAGGCGATGATTGTTGTGTATTCTTTCCACAAGATAACAACTCTCATCACCCACGCAAAGCACATATTAAGGCACACATCAATCCTAAAGCACAACAAAAAGCAAATGTCTCACCTTTTGTTGTTGGTATGGATAGTTTTTGTGAGGGAGTGCATTTTCTCGCTCATTGGTTTTCGCCTTATGAACTTGCTTTTAAGGCTTTTTTGGTTAATTATTCCGATATTGTAGCGATGAATGCTACTCCTGCTTATGCAATGTTAAGCATTGGTTTGCCCCGATATTGGGCTAAAGCAGAGATTAAAGATTGTATTCGTGGCATAGGAGATTTTTGTCGCAAATATAATGTAAAACTTATCGGGGGCGATACTATTAGCACCAAAGATTTGCAGATTCATATTACTTTTTTTGGTTTAATTCATAAACATACGCTTTATCGTGATAAGATTCCTGCTGGTTCGGTACTTTTTTATACTTGCGATAAATATCCGCAGCATACTATCACTCAAAGCTATAAAGTGCTAAAAACATTGCTCCATCCACCTAAAAATAAACATTTAAGAGCAAAAGGCAGATTCTTATCTCCTCGTATTAGGGCGCGATTTATAGCCGATTGTGCGCGATTTTTAAAAGGAGGTATGGATATTTCTGATGGTATTTTAAGCGATATTTCTAAGCTTAGTGCAATAAATAAGCTTCATTTTAAATCAAATATGCCACTTTTTGCACCACATTTAAAACCTTTGCTTTATAGCGGAGAATCTTATGAAATGCTTATAGCCATTGCACCAAAGGATAGCCTCAAGCTTAAAAGAATAGCTCTAAGGCATAGGATTAAAGTATGCAAAATAGGTCAATTTACGCGTAAAAAATATATTCTACCACCAATAAAGTATTGGCATTAAGCATAAGGAGTATTTAATGACTATCATACTTGCGACAAGCAATACGCATAAAATCCGTGAATTTCAGGCTATGCTAGGGGATAAAGACGCGAAAGTATATGCGTATGAGGAGATTCTAAAGCCTTTACATATTATAGAAAATGGTGCGAGTTTTGCAGAAAATGCTGCACTTAAAGCAAAAGCAATTTATAATGCTCTCTATATGCAATATATGCAAGAAAAAGGACAGAGTGATGTATTAGCATTTCCTCTTGCTCTTATTGCAGAAGATAGTGGGATATGTATTCCAGCTCTTGGTGGAGAGCCGGGTATTTATAGTGCGAGATATGCACAATATAAGGGATTTAGACAAGATTCACGAGCTTTATATACGCAAAGAACGCAAAGCGATTTGCATATTACGCACAATAGCACCGATATTGAGAATCTCCATTGTCTTTTAGAGCAAATCACACCATTTGCACCAACTCCTGCGTTTTTTATCGCACATATCGCGCTTATTTATATGGAATCCACATTATTACCTTTAGATAAATGCAAGATAGAGCATTTTGAGGGAAAGCTAGATGGTATAGTTATAGGTGAAAAAAGAGGCAATCAAGGGTTTGGTTATGATCCTTTATTTGTGCCAAATAAAGATAATCCTTTACAAAAAACTTTAGCACAATTAGAACCAAGTGCTAAAAATATGCTCTCACATCGCAAAAAAGCCATATCTCTTTGTGTTGAGCGACTGAATAGATAAATAAGTGTTATTAAGCCAAAAGTAATATCTTTCAGATTACAATGCGGGCTTAAAATTAATTCAAAGGATTATTTATGTTCAAAACAACAACTTCAAAAATTTCCATAGCACTTTGTGGCACACTTCTTATGTCAGCTTGCACGACCAATCCTTACACAGGCGAATCGCAAATAAGTAGAGCAGCTATTGGTGCAGTGGGCGCAGCAGCAGTGGGTGCTGGGATTGGCGCATTGGCTAACAAAAAGAATAGGGCAAAAGGTGCTGCTATTGGCGCGGGTGTAGGTGCATTAGCGGGTGGAGCAGTAGGTGGATATATGGATATACAAAACAAAAAACTTCGTGAAGAACTTCAAGGCACGGGAGTGAGTGTTACAAAAAATGGTGATGAAATTATCCTCAATATGCCCGGTGATATTACATTCAAGTCAGGTAGTGCGGACTTAAGTGCAGATTTTTATAAAGTGCTTAATTCTGTGGCAAAAGTGCTTAACAAATATGATAAAACTATCGTTTCTATCGTAGGCTACACAGATAATACAGGCAGCGCAGCAAAAAATCTTACCCTTTCGCAACAACGCGCACAAAGCGTAGCGACATATTTACAGAATCAAAAAGTCAAACCAGAACGATTTGTGATTGAGGGAATGGGACAAGATGA
This DNA window, taken from Helicobacter sp. MIT 21-1697, encodes the following:
- a CDS encoding radical SAM protein, whose product is MEIIFGPVHSRRFGRSLGVDLSPYAKQCNFDCVYCELQRAKSVESMKTIVPVDEVVNAVQKAIVVHKCDVLTLTANGEPTLYPHLKELISTLKIIVPDSIKLLLLTNGSLLWRDDVRECLKKLDIVKFSCDALEEKAFKHIDRPHSSLSLEQIKEGIIRFCEEFQGEIIAEVLFVKGINDTHAQAQAIAAFLAALPIHRVDIGSIDRPPAYKVEAISEESLESLAAHFYAYPHLNVSLPKRSKIQQDSILQSYDTDELLGLIKRRPLSVIDAQKMLDSQTLALLYQLCQKGTIKQCRVGENEFYQVVD
- a CDS encoding superoxide dismutase, whose amino-acid sequence is MFELRKLPYGKNEFNGFISEQTFEYHYGKHHQTYVNNLNNLIKGTEFENAELGDIILKSNGGIFNNAAQVYNHDFYWDCLSPKESAMSAELSAAINAEFGSIDTLKEKFLTSSTTLFGSGWNWLVYNTQTNKLEIVQTSNAATPATDSKVPLLVVDVWEHAYYIDHRNARPAYLEAFWKHINWAFVSRAYEWALKEGLQSFKFYINGIHKK
- the nadC gene encoding carboxylating nicotinate-nucleotide diphosphorylase — its product is MLQHHIKDFIKKALDEDLGRGDLYALFATDKEVQAYIIAKQEGVFSGEIYLRAMLEYFGLSLISSYSDGELFAKGAILCRIKGSHIHILQLERVLLNILAHSSGIATLTASYVRLIKDTRVKLLDTRKTRPLLRQLEKYSIINGGGHNHRFGLDSMLMLKDTHLAYARNLAEIISTARKRLPFMCPIEIECENFEQAKEAIHAKVDVIMCDNMSVEAIQEVVAYRNANAPHIYLEASGNITFENIRDYAFSGVDAISVGSLIHQAKWLDFSLKIEG
- a CDS encoding thiamine-phosphate kinase, which codes for MIGFDRESFFIHTLQSEGITEGIGDDCCVFFPQDNNSHHPRKAHIKAHINPKAQQKANVSPFVVGMDSFCEGVHFLAHWFSPYELAFKAFLVNYSDIVAMNATPAYAMLSIGLPRYWAKAEIKDCIRGIGDFCRKYNVKLIGGDTISTKDLQIHITFFGLIHKHTLYRDKIPAGSVLFYTCDKYPQHTITQSYKVLKTLLHPPKNKHLRAKGRFLSPRIRARFIADCARFLKGGMDISDGILSDISKLSAINKLHFKSNMPLFAPHLKPLLYSGESYEMLIAIAPKDSLKLKRIALRHRIKVCKIGQFTRKKYILPPIKYWH
- a CDS encoding non-canonical purine NTP pyrophosphatase, giving the protein MTIILATSNTHKIREFQAMLGDKDAKVYAYEEILKPLHIIENGASFAENAALKAKAIYNALYMQYMQEKGQSDVLAFPLALIAEDSGICIPALGGEPGIYSARYAQYKGFRQDSRALYTQRTQSDLHITHNSTDIENLHCLLEQITPFAPTPAFFIAHIALIYMESTLLPLDKCKIEHFEGKLDGIVIGEKRGNQGFGYDPLFVPNKDNPLQKTLAQLEPSAKNMLSHRKKAISLCVERLNR
- a CDS encoding OmpA family protein, which encodes MFKTTTSKISIALCGTLLMSACTTNPYTGESQISRAAIGAVGAAAVGAGIGALANKKNRAKGAAIGAGVGALAGGAVGGYMDIQNKKLREELQGTGVSVTKNGDEIILNMPGDITFKSGSADLSADFYKVLNSVAKVLNKYDKTIVSIVGYTDNTGSAAKNLTLSQQRAQSVATYLQNQKVKPERFVIEGMGQDEPIASNKTPEGRAQNRRVEISLTAITK